From the Streptomyces nodosus genome, the window CCGACCTCGCGTTGGTCCGTTACGGCTATGCCCAGGGGAACCTGACCGAAGTCGGCAATTCGTCCGGGAAGCCGCTCAGGTTCGCCTACGACGAGGCGCTGCGCGTCACGTCGTGGACGGACACCAACGGGCATGCGTACGAGTACGCGTACGACGACAGAAACCGATGCATCGCACAAGGCGGCGCCCAGGGCCACATGAGCCTCCGGCTTTCCTACGACGAGAAAGACCCGGAAACCGGACTGCACACCACGACGGCAGTCAACGGGGACGGTGCGGTACGTCAGTACTTCGTCAACGATCTCCACCAGATCGTCGCCATCGTCGACCCCGCGGGGAGCACCAGGCGCTTCACCCGCGACCGGTTCAACCATCTGCTGTCCGAGACCGATGCCGTCGGCCGTACGACGTCCTACCGATACGACGACATGGGGAACCCGACGGAGATCGTCCGCCCGGACGGCCGACGCACCGCGTTCTCCTACGACGACCGTGGCCTGCTCATCCGGGTGGTGCGTCCCGACGGGAGCGTGGTCCGCCAGGAGTTCGACGACCGCGGGAACCAGACGTCGGTGACCGATTCGGCGGGCGGTGCGACCTTCTTCTCCTACGACGCTCGCGGACGTCCGTCAGCACTGCGTGATCAGTACGGCCGGGCGACCGAAATACGGTGTGACACGGCCGGCCTGCCCCTGGAGATGCGTGATCACCAGGGCGGCGTCATGCGCTACCGGCGGGACGCGCTCGGGCGGGTCATATCCATGACCGACCCGCTGGGCACGACCGGTCGGCTCGAATGGACCGTCGAGGGCAAGATCAAGCGTCGGCTGAACCCGGACGGAACGGAGGAGACGTGGACGTACGACGGTGAGGGGAACTGTCTCACTCACACGAACGCCATCGGCGGCGTCACCCGTTTCGAATACGCCCCGTTCGATCTACTGACGGCTCGCGTCGAACCCGACGGCTCACGGTACGAGTTCCAGTACGACAACGAACTCCGCCTGACCACGGTGACCAACCCCCATGGGCTGACGTGGACCTACGAGTACGACCTGGTCGGGCGGCCGGCCTCGGAAACCGACTTCGGCGGCCGGGTCACCAGGTACTCCTACAGCGCGGCCGGTGAGCTGATCTCCCGCACGAACGCACTGGGACAGATCGTCACCTTCGAGCACAACGAACTCGGTCAGGTCGTTCGCAAGACCGCCGACGGCGAGGTGATGACGTACGACTACGACTTCACCGACCGGATCGCTTGGGCCAGTAACGCCCATGCGGACCTGAGCCTGCTTCGTGACCGGCACGGACGGCTGGTCAGCGAGCGCGTGAACGACCGGGAGGTGGCGTACCGGTACGACGAGTTCGGCAGACTGGAGGGACGCCGGACGCCGTCGGGCGCTGAGACCGCCTGGCAGTTCGATGCCACGGGGCGGCCCTGTCGGCTCGTGGCGGACGGGCGTGTCGTCACGCTGGAGTATGACCAGGTCGGGCGCGAAGTCAGTCGCAGGTTCGCCGGGTCCCTGAGCATGTCCCGCTCGTTCGACGCGATGGGCCGCCTGGCGTCCCAGGCGGTGGACGGCCCTCTCGGACGTATCCAGACGCGCGCCTACGAGTACCGCGGTGACGGCAGCCTGACCAAGGTCCACGATCAACTGAATGGTGTTCAGCTGTTCGACCTGGACCTGACGGGCAGGACCACACAGGTCAGCGGAGAGGGATGGGCGGAGGCCTACACCTACGACGCGCTCGGCAACCAGGTGTCGGCTGACTGGCCTGCGCGCAGCATCGGAGACGACGGATGCGGGGAGCGTGTCTACCAGGGTGCCGATCTGCTGCGCGCCGGCCGGATCCGCTACGAGTACGACGCCGCAGGACGTGTTGTGCTTCGTCAGAAGGTCCGGCTCTCCCGAAAACCGGATACATGGCGCTACGACTGGGACGCGGAGGACCGGCTCACCCAGGTTGTCACCCCGGACGGCACGGTATGGCGATACACGTACGACGCTCTCGGGCGACGCGTGAGCAAACAGCGCACCGCCGACAACGGTGTGGACGTACTGGAACGGGTGGACTTCAGCTGGGACGGCGTCTCGCTGTGCGAACAGACGACGAGCTGGGGTTCCTCGGCCGACTCGGTGACCCTGACGTGGCATCTCGACGGTGCCGAAGCGGTTGCGCAGAGCGAACGCAGAACCATGGCCGTGACCTCACAGGAAGAGGTGGACGCCCGGTTCTTTGCCATCGTGGCTGATCTCTCGGGATCCCCTTGTGAGCTGATCGACGAGTCCGGAGAGATCGCCTGGCGGTCCCGTGCCACGAACTGGGGAAAACGGTCGTGGTCGGTGCGGAGCCATGCCTACACACCGCTGCGTTTCCCGGGGCAGTATTTCGACACCGAAACGGGCCTGCACTACAACTACCTGCGGTATTACGACCCCGAAGTGGGACGGTACGTCAGTCTCGACCCCCTCGGGCTGGCTCCGGCAGCCAATCCCGCCACTTATGTGGATCGGCCGTCGGTGGCCTGTGATCCCCTCGGCCTCGCGCCGCAGAAGAACCTGCCCCCGCCCAAGCCGTACGAGACGCCAGATCTTTCCCATTTGGTGAAGGACTTCAATCCGGAGGGAGGGATGAGTAACTGCACCTATGTGAGCGAGGCGTTCGACCGGTACCTTGCTGGAGAGGGTGTCAAGGCAGTCCCCGGTGACATTCCGCTCCAATCCCTCGAACGGCTAGAGAGCGCGTACGGCCGGAGTTTCAAGGACACCGGATTCTGGGATATGGTCGACGATATCCGGAATTCCGGCCACGGGTCTCGGGGCCTGGTGGCTGCACGGCCCGAAGGGGGCATGGCGGGTCACGTGTTCAATATCGTGAACCATCAGGGTCGCGTTCTTTTCTCTGATGTGCAGACCGGATTCGTCGACCCTATGCTATACAGGACATTCAAGTTGATGAGGACCAACTGATGTACACGATGGACCAGGCGGAGCGGCTCGCATCGGAGGCTCTGCGTAAGAAGTACGGAGAGTGGAGCGATCAGGTCGCGCTTTACGGTGACGGGGAATTCGTGACAAAAATGGGCGAGTTCTTCTATTTCGGCTTCAATTCCGTGAAGTACATCGAGACCCGGGACCATAAATACTTCAATTACGGACCCAACTGTATTTCGGTGCACGGCGAGACCGGTGAATGCAGATTCCTCGACATTCATGAGGTTCTGGCCTTGAAGCCCTTCGAGGCGTGCTGATTCCAGCCCGTGGGGGTGGTTCCGTACCTGGGCGGCGCAGTTCTGCCCATACGCACTTGCGGGAGAACCGGTCCTCGGGCACGCCCCAGCCGTCGGCGAGCGCGTCCACCGGCAGCAGACCCCGTCCCGACTCGGCGTCCCGGCAGTGTGAATGACGGCACGAACTCGACCGGGAACAGGCCCTCCGTGAAGTCCTGAGCAACTCAGCGATGGCGAGAGTGGGTACGAGCAGTGGGCCGGGACGGGACTTCAGCAGGCGGCGGCAGGCCGTGTGCCAGGCGTCGCGGCGGTCGAGCACGGGCGTAGAGGGGACCCGCATTCCGCATCGGCTGCTGTCATGGTTCCCCCCCCCAGAATGCGCGTCGGCGTTTTCGGCGCCCGAACCCCAGCGCGATGATCGACGTACCCGCCGGCTTCCGGACGACACGGATGGCCGACCGCGTTTGACCATCGTCGCCCCCGGGGTACCCTCTTCCGCTCGATTGGCCAGGGGGCCGTTCACTGTGGCAGACTGTCGGAGTTGCTCGGTCGAGTGTTGATGCCGCGCGCCTCCCGCCGGGAGGACTGGAAGCGAGTCCCACAGTACTCGTCGCCCTAACTGCCTGACGGCAGCGCTGGGGCGGACGTACGGGAATCTTCCGGGAAGCGTGGGTGCGACGTCGGCCAGGCACCCGGTGGGTCCTCGCCCCCGGTCTCGCGGTTCCGGAAGGGCCGTGTTCCCCCGCAGGGATGTTCGAACAAGGGACATTCATGTCGGCGGGAGCGCGACACACCCGACCGCGGGGGTCGGAGACGAGGGCGCAAACCCGCCGGGTTCCAGAGCGTAAATGAGAGACAGGACTACGAAGTAGCCATGGCGGGACAGAAGATCCGCATCCGGCTCAAGGCCTACGACCACGAGGTCATCGACTCCTCGGCGAAGAAGATCGTCGAGACGGTGACCCGTACTGGTGCGTCGGTCGCGGGCCCGGTGCCGCTGCCCACTGAGAAGAACGTGTACTGCGTCATCAAGTCGCCGCACAAGTACAAGGACTCGCGCGAGCACTTCGAGATGCGTACCCACAAGCGTCTGATCGACATTCTCGACCCGACGCCCAAGACCGTTGACTCCCTGATGCGACTCGACCTCCCGGCCGGTGTCGACATCGAGATCAAGCTCTGAGGCCGGTGATCTGAGAATGGCTAAGCAGATCAAGGGCATCCTGGGCGAGAAGCTCGGCATGACGCAGGTCTGGGACGAGAACAACCGTGTCGTCCCCGTGACCGTCGTCAAGGCCGGCCCCAACGTCGTGACCCAGGTTCGTACGAACGACGCCGACGGCTACGAGTCGGTCCAGATCGCCTTCGGCGAGATCGACCCCCGCAAGGTGAACAAGCCCCTCAAGGGCCACTTCGCCAAGGCCGACGTCACCCCGCGCCGTCACCTCGTCGAGATCCGCACGGCGGACGCCGCCGAGTACACCCTCGGCCAGGAGATCACCGCCGAGGTGTTCGAGGCCGGCGTGAAGGTCGACGTCACCGGCAAGAGCAAGGGCAAGGGCTTCGCCGGTGTCATGAAGCGTCACAACTTCAAGGGCCTCGGCGCCGGACACGGTGTCCAGCGCAAGCACCGCTCTCCCGGCTCGATCGGTGGCTGCGCCACCCCGGGCCGTGTGTTCAAGGGCGTCCGCATGGCGGGTCGCATGGGCCACGAGCGGGTCACCACCCAGAACCTGACCGTCCACGCCGTTGACGCGGAGAAGGGTCTGCTGCTCATCAAGGGCGCGGTTCCTGGTCCGAACGGCGGCCTCGTCCTGGTCCGCACCGCGGCCAAGGGGGCCTGAGGTAACCGATGAGCACTGTTGACATCCTTTCGCCGGCGGGCGAGAAGGCCGGTTCCGTCGAGCTCCCCGCGGAGATCTTCGGCGTTGAGAAGGTCAGCGTTCCGCTGATCCACCAGGTCGTCGTCGCACAGCTGGCCGCTGCCCGCCAGGGCACGCACAAGACGAAGACCCGTGCCGAGGTCCGTGGCGGCGGCAGGAAGCCGTACCGCCAGAAGGGCACCGGTCGCGCCCGTCAGGGTTCGACCCGCGCGCCGCAGTTCGCCGGCGGTGGCGTCGTCCACGGCCCGCAGCCGCGTGACTACTCGCAGCGGACCCCGAAGAAGATGAAGGCCGCGGCCCTGCGCCACGCCCTCACCGACCGGGCCCGCAGCAACCGCATCCACGTCGTCACCGACGTGGTGGAGTCGGACATCTCCACCAAGGCCGCCAAGGCTCTCCTCGGCAAGATCAGCGAGCGCAAGAACGTGCTCCTGGTCGTCGAGCGCGAGAACGAGAAGGCCCTGCTGTCCGCTCGCAACCTGCCCCAGGTCCACATCCTGGAGCCGGGCCAGCTGAACACGTACGACGTGATCGTCTCGGACGACGTGGTCTTCACCCAGGCCGCTTTCGAGTCCTTCGTGTCCGGCGCGCCTTCTGCTGCGCGGAGCAACGACACCGAAGGGAGCGAGGCCTGATGGCTATCCGTCATCCCGCCATTGCCTCGAAGGCCGCCAAGGCCGCCAAGGCCGCGCGCGTCGCCAAGGCGCGCCGCCACGCCACCGAGGGCAAGAACACCGTCATCACCCCGGCGAGCAAGGCGTACACGGACCCCCGTGACGTCCTGATCAAGCCGGTCGTGTCGGAGAAGAGCTACGCGCTCCTCGACGAGAACAAGTACACGTTCGTCGTCGACCCGCGTGCCAACAAGACCCAGATCAAGGAAGCCGTCCAGGCGGTCTTCGAGGTCAAGGTCACCGGCGTGAACACGATCAACCGTCAGGGCAAGCGCAAGCGGACCCGTACGGGCTTCGGCCAGCGTGCCGCCACCAAGCGCGCGATCGTGACCCTCGCCGAGGGCGACCGTATCGACATCTTCGGCGGTCCGACCTCCTGACGGAGGTCTGGATCGTCCAGATAATCGGAATCTTCCGAGGACTGAGAGACAATGGGTATCCGCAAGTACAAGCCGACGACTCCTGGCCGTCGTGGCGCCAGCGTCGCCGACTTCGTCGAGGTCACGCGGTCCACGCCGGAGAAGTCGCTGGTCCGCCCGCTGCACAGCAAGGGCGGCCGTAACAACGCCGGTCGTGTGACCGTTCGCCACCAGGGTGGCGGACACAAGCGCGCCTACCGCGTGATCGACTTCCGTCGTCACGACAAGGACGGCGTGCCGGCGAAGGTCGCGCACATCGAGTACGACCCCAACCGCACCGCGCGCATCGCGCTGCTGCACTACGCCGACGGCGAGAAGCGCTACATCCTCGCGCCGCGCGGCCTGACGCAGGGCGACCGCGTCGAGAACGGCCCCGGGGCCGACATCAAGCCGGGCAACAACCTGGCCCTCCGCAACATCCCGGTCGGTACCACGATCCACGCGATCGAGCTCCGTCCCGGTGGCGGTGCCAAGTTCGCCCGTTCCGCCGGTACCTCCGTGCAGCTGCTCGCGAAGGAGGGCGCCTACGCCCACCTCCGCATGCCGTCCGGTGAGATCCGCCTGGTCGACGTCCGCTGCCGCGCCACCGTCGGCGAGGTCGGCAACGCCGAGCAGTCGAACATCAACTGGGGCAAGGCCGGCCGCAAGCGCTGGCTGGGCGTTCGCCCGAGCGTGCGTGGTGTGGTCATGAACCCTGTCGACCACCCGCACGGTGGTGGTGAGGGTCGTACCTCCGGTGGTCGCCACCCGGTGTCCCCGTGGGGCAAGAAGGAAGGCCGCACCCGGTCTCCCAAGAAGGCGAGCAACAAGTACATCGTCCGCCGCCGCAAGACGAACAAGAAGCGCTAAGGACGGGTTGAGATGCCTCGTAGCTTGAAGAAGGGGCCCTTCGTCGACGACCACCTGATCAAGAAGGTGGATGTCCAGAACGAAGCCGGCACCAAGAACGTCATCAAGACCTGGTCCCGTCGCTCGATGATCGTCCCGGCCATGCTGGGCCACACGATCGCGGTGCACAACGGCAAGACCCACATTCCGGTGTTTGTCACCGAGTCGATGGTCGGCCACAAGCTCGGCGAGTTCTCGCCGACCCGCACCTTCCGGGGTCACGTCAAGGACGACCGGAAGTCGAAGCGCCGCTAGTAGCGGGGTGGAATGACTATGACAAACACTGAAGGGACAACCATGGAAGCCAGGGCCCAGGCGCGGTACATCCGCGTCACGCCCATGAAGGCCCGCCGTGTGGTGGACCTCATCCGTGGCATGGACGCCACGGAGGCTCAGGCGGTCCTGCGTTTCGCCCCGCAGGCCGCGAGCGTGCCGGTCGGCAAGGTGCTGGACAGCGCCATCGCCAACGCCGCGCACAACTACGACCACACCGACGCCGACAGCCTCTACATCTCCGAGGCGTACGTCGACGAGGGCCCGACCCTGAAGCGGTTCCGTCCGCGTGCCCAGGGCCGCGCCTACCGGATCCGCAAGCGGACCAGCCACATCACCGTGGTCGTCAGCAGCAAGGAAGGAACCCGGTAATGGGCCAGAAGGTAAACCCGCACGGGTTCCGGCTCGGTGTCACCACCGACTTCAAGTCGCGCTGGTACGCCGACAAGCTGTACAAGGACTACGTCAAGGAAGACGTCGCCATCCGTCGGATGATGACGTCCGGCATGGAGCGCGCCGGCATCTCCAAGGTGGAGATCGAGCGCACCCGTGACCGCGTCCGCGTCGACATCCACACCGCGCGTCCGGGCATCGTCATCGGCCGCCGTGGCGCCGAGGCCGACCGTATCCGCGGCGACCTGGAGAAGCTGACGGGCAAGCAGGTCCAGCTGAACATCCTCGAGGTCAAGAACCCCGAGACCGATGCTCAGCTCGTGGCCCAGGCCGTGGCCGAGCAGCTCTCCTCCCGCGTCTCCTTCCGCCGCGCCATGCGTAAGAGCATGCAGTCGGCCATGAAGGCGGGCGCCAAGGGCATCAAGATCCAGTGCGGTGGCCGCCTCGGCGGCGCCGAGATGTCCCGCTCGGAGTTCTACCGCGAGGGCCGTGTGCCCCTGCACACCCTCCGCGCGAACGTGGACTACGGCTTCTTCGAGGCCAAGACGACCTTCGGCCGCATCGGTGTGAAGGTCTGGATCTACAAGGGCGACGTCAAGAACATCGCCGAGGTCCGCGCTGAGAACGCCGCTGCCCGCGCCGGCAACCGCCCGGCCCGTGGTGGCGCCGACCGCCCGGCCCGTGGTGGCCGTGGTGGCGAGCGGCGCGGTCGCAAGCCGCAGCAGGCTCCGGCTGCCGAGGCCCCCAAGGCCGAGGCTCCCGCTGCCGCTCCGGCTGAGAGCACCGGAACGGAGGCCTGACCGACATGCTGATCCCCCGTAGGGTCAAGCACCGCAAGCAGCACCACCCGAAGCGCGATGGTATGGCCAAGGGTGGCACGCAGGTTGCGTTCGGCGAGTACGGCATCCAGGCGGTGACCCCGGCCTACGTCACGAACCGCCAGATCGAAGCGGCTCGTATCGCCATGACCCGTCACATCAAGCGTGGCGGCAAGGTCTGGATCAACATCTACCCGGACCGCCCGCTGACCAAGAAGCCCGCCGAGACCCGCATGGGTTCCGGTAAGGGTTCCCCGGAGTGGTGGATCGCGAACGTCAAGCCCGGTCGGGTGATGTTCGAGCTGTCCTACCCGAACGAGAAGATCGCCCGTGAGGCGCTGACCCGTGCGGCCCACAAGCTGCCGATGAAGTGCCGGATCGTCAAGCGCGAGGCAGGTGAAGCGTGATGTCGGCCGGTACCAAGGCGTCCGAGCTGCGCGAACTGGGCAACGAGGAGCTTCTGGGCAAGCTCCGCGAGGCCAAGGAAGAGCTGTTCAACCTCCGCTTCCAGGCGGCGACGGGCCAGCTGGAGAACCACGGCCGTCTGAAGGCGGTCCGCAAGGACATCGCGCGGATCTACACCCTGATGCGCGAGCGTGAGCTGGGCATCGAAACGGTGGAGAGCGCCTGATGAGCGAGAAGAACGTGACTGAGCAGACCGAGCGCAACGCACGGAAGACCCGTGAGGGTCTGGTCGTCAGCGACAAGATGGACAAGACCGTCGTCGTCGCCGTCGAGGACCGCGTGAAGCACGCGCTGTACGGCAAGGTCATCCGCCGTACCAACAAGCTCAAGGCGCACGACGAGCAGAACGCTGCCGGCATCGGTGACCGCGTCCTCCTCATGGAGACCCGGAAGCTGTCCGCCACCAAGCACTGGCGCGTCATCGAGATCCTCGAGAAGGCGAAGTAATCCAGCAGGGGCCCTGCCCCCGCTGCCGCCGTCGGAGACTTCGCCCCCAGGCCTCAGGGCCGGTGGGGCGGAACCCCGCCCGGACCTGAGGTCCGGGCGGTTGTCCCCGGCGAGGGCTTCACCGGACCGAATCCCCGCGGTCAGTCCGCGGGGCCAGGCCGCCGCCCCGACGGGGTCCGTACAACGGACGGACCCCGGCGGGAGTCGGCCCGTTACGTAAATTCCTGCGGGAGCGACCCGCAGGACAGTTCCGCCAGGCTCTCCGGACCACCGTTCGGAGGGAACCGGCAGACGATCAGGAGATAGACGTGATCCAGCAGGAGTCGCGACTGCGTGTCGCCGACAACACGGGTGCGAAGGAGATTCTTTGCATCCGTGTGCTCGGTGGCTCCGGTCGCCGCTACGCGGGCATCGGTGACGTCATCGTCGCCACCGTCAAGGACGCGATCCCCGGTGGCAACGTGAAGAAGGGTGACGTCGTCAAGGCGGTCATCGTTCGCACCGTCAAGGAGCGCCGCCGTCCGGACGGCTCGTACATCCGCTTCGACGAGAACGCCGCCGTCATTCTGAAGAACGACGGCGACCCTCGCGGCACCCGTATCTTCGGCCCGGTCGGCCGTGAGCTGCGCGAGAAGAAGTTCATGAAGATCATCTCGCTCGCGCCGGAGGTGCTGTAAGCATGAAGATCAAGAAGGGCGACCTGGTCCAGGTCATCACCGGTAAGGACAAGGGCAAGCAGGGCAAGGTCATTGCCGCTTACCCGCGCGACGAGCGTGTCCTGGTCGAGGGTGTCAACCGGGTCAAGAAGCACACCAAGGCCGGTCCGACGGCCCGCGGCTCGCAGGCCGGCGGCATCGTCACCACCGAGGCCCCCATCCACGTGTCCAACGTTCAGCTGGTCGTGGAGAAGGACGGCAACAAGGTCGTGACCCGTGTCGGCTACCGCTTCGACGAGAACGGCAACAAGATCCGCGTTGCCAAGCGGACGGGTGAGGACATCTGATGGCTACCACCACCACTCCGCGTCTGAAGCAGAAGTACCGCGAGGAGATCGCGGGCAAGCTGCGTGACGAGTTCAAGTACGAGAACGTCATGCAGGTTCCCGGCCTCGTCAAGATCGTGGTCAACATGGGTGTGGGCGACGCCGCCCGCGACTCCAAGCTGATCGAGGGCGCCATCCGCGACCTCACCACGATCACCGGTCAGAAGCCGGCCGTCACCAAGGCCCGCAAGTCCATCGCGCAGTTCAAGCTGCGTGAGGGCCAGCCGATCGGTGCCCACGTCACGCTCCGTGGCGACCGCATGTGGGAGTTCCTGGACCGCACCCTGTCGCTCGCGCTGCCGCGCATCCGCGACTTCCGCGGTCTGTCCCCCAAGCAGTTCGACGGCCGTGGCAACTACACCTTCGGTCTCACGGAGCAGGTCATGTTCCACGAGATCGACCAGGACAAGATCGACCGCGTCCGGGGTATGGACATCACCGTGGTCACCACGGCGACCAATGACGCTGAGGGCCGTGCGCTCCTTCGTCACCTCGGCTTCCCGTTCAAGGAGGCGTAAGCGAGATGGCGAAGAAGGCTCTGATCGCAAAGGCTGCCCGTAAGCCCAAGTTCGGTGTCCGTGCGTACACCCGCTGCCAGCGCTGCGGCCGTCCGCACTCCGTGTACCGCAAGTTCGGCCTGTGCCGCGTGTGCCTCCGTGAGATGGCTCACCGCGGCGAGCTGCCGGGCGTCACCAAGAGCTCCTGGTAACAACCCGTTTGGGTTGATACCGGGCTCTCGGTGAGCAACAGGGTCGGCAGACCGCTCACCCCGCATGCCGTAGGCTGGTGGGGTTGGGCGTCTGCCGCCCGTACTGCGGGCTTGGCCCGCTAATGTTTGCTTACTACGCCGTAGGTCCACCGCGCCGCACCCGTCCCGTCTCGGATCGGGGAGAGGGATGGCGCACCAGGAAACCCCGGCGAGAGAGGCCGAAGGCCAATTCATGACCATGACTGATCCGATCGCAGACATGCTCACGCGTCTGCGGAACGCGAACTCGGCGTACCACGACTCCGTGGGCATGCCGCACTCGAAGATCAAGTCTCACATCGCGGAGATCCTCCAGCAGGAGGGCTTCATCACGGGCTGGAAGGTCGAGGACGCCGAGGTCGGCAAGAACCTCGTCCTGGAGCTGAAGTTCGGCCCCAACCGTGAGCGCTCCATCGCGGGCATCAAGCGGATCTCCAAGCCCGGTCTCCGGGTGTACGCGAAGTCCACCAACCTGCCGAAGGTGCTCGGCGGCCTGGGCGTGGCGATCATCTCCACGTCGCACGGGCTCCTCACCGACAAGCAGGCCGGCAAGAAGGGCGTGGGTGGGGAAGTCCTCGCCTACGTCTGGTAGCGGAAGGGAACGGAGGAAACAGCTATGTCGCGCATCGGCAAGCTCCCCATCGCGGTTCCCGCCGGCGTGGACGTCACCATCGACGGCAGCACGGTCTCGGTCAAGGGCCCCAAGGGCGAGCTGACCCACACCGTCGCCGCGCCGATCGAGATCGTCAAGGCTGAGGACGGCACCCTCCAGGTGAGCCGTCCCAACGACGAGCGTCAGAACAGGGCTCTCCACGGCCTGTCCCGCACGCTGGTGGCGAACATGATCACCGGCGTGACCCAGGGTTACGTGAAGAAGCTCGAAATCAGCGGTGTCGGTTACCGCGTGACCGCCAAGGGCTCCAACCTGGAGTTCGCGCTCGGTTACAGCCACTCGATCACCGTCGAGGCGCCCGAGGGCATCACCTTCAAGGTCGAGACCCCGACCCGCTTCCAGGTCGAGGGCATCGACAAGCAGAAGGTGGGCGAGGTCGCGGCCAACATCCGCAAGCTGCGCAAGCCCGACCCGTACAAGGCCAAGGGTGTCAAGTACGAGGGCGAAGTCATCCGCCGCAAGGTCGGAAAGGCGGGTAAGTAAGCCATGGCATACGGACAGAAGATCCTCAAGGGCGACGCCTACAAGCGCGCCGCGATCAAGCGCCGTCACATCCGGATCCGCAAGCGGGTCTCGGGTACGGCGGAGCGTCCCCGTCTGGTCGTGACTCGCTCCAACCGCCACATCGTGGCGCAGGTGATCGACGACCTCAAGGGTCACACCCTGGCGTCCGCGTCCACCCTGGACACCTCGATCCGTGGTGGCGAGGGCGACAAGTCCGCGCAGGCCAAGCAGGTCGGGGCCCTGGTCGCCGAGCGTGCCAAGGCCGCCGGTGTCGAGGCCGTCGTGTTCGACCGTGGCGGTAACCAGTACGCCGGGCGCATCGCCGCCCTGGCGGACGCCGCCCGCGAGGCCGGGCTCAAGTTCTGAGCCGCCCGTCGCGACGACGGAATGTTGTCGCGTAGCTAGCGGAAAAGAGAGAGGTAAATCCAATGGCTGGACCCCAGCGCCGCGGCAGCGGTGCCGGTGGCGGCGAGCGGCGGGACCGGAAGGGCCGTGACGGCGGCGCAGCTGCCGCCGAGAAGACCGCGTACGTTGAGCGCGTCGTCGCGATCAACCGCGTCGCCAAGGTTGTGAAGGGTGGTCGTCGCTTCAGCTTCACCGCGCTGGTCGTG encodes:
- the rplR gene encoding 50S ribosomal protein L18; the protein is MAYGQKILKGDAYKRAAIKRRHIRIRKRVSGTAERPRLVVTRSNRHIVAQVIDDLKGHTLASASTLDTSIRGGEGDKSAQAKQVGALVAERAKAAGVEAVVFDRGGNQYAGRIAALADAAREAGLKF
- the rplX gene encoding 50S ribosomal protein L24, yielding MKIKKGDLVQVITGKDKGKQGKVIAAYPRDERVLVEGVNRVKKHTKAGPTARGSQAGGIVTTEAPIHVSNVQLVVEKDGNKVVTRVGYRFDENGNKIRVAKRTGEDI
- a CDS encoding type Z 30S ribosomal protein S14, which gives rise to MAKKALIAKAARKPKFGVRAYTRCQRCGRPHSVYRKFGLCRVCLREMAHRGELPGVTKSSW
- the rplE gene encoding 50S ribosomal protein L5: MATTTTPRLKQKYREEIAGKLRDEFKYENVMQVPGLVKIVVNMGVGDAARDSKLIEGAIRDLTTITGQKPAVTKARKSIAQFKLREGQPIGAHVTLRGDRMWEFLDRTLSLALPRIRDFRGLSPKQFDGRGNYTFGLTEQVMFHEIDQDKIDRVRGMDITVVTTATNDAEGRALLRHLGFPFKEA
- the rpsH gene encoding 30S ribosomal protein S8, whose translation is MTMTDPIADMLTRLRNANSAYHDSVGMPHSKIKSHIAEILQQEGFITGWKVEDAEVGKNLVLELKFGPNRERSIAGIKRISKPGLRVYAKSTNLPKVLGGLGVAIISTSHGLLTDKQAGKKGVGGEVLAYVW
- the rplF gene encoding 50S ribosomal protein L6, with translation MSRIGKLPIAVPAGVDVTIDGSTVSVKGPKGELTHTVAAPIEIVKAEDGTLQVSRPNDERQNRALHGLSRTLVANMITGVTQGYVKKLEISGVGYRVTAKGSNLEFALGYSHSITVEAPEGITFKVETPTRFQVEGIDKQKVGEVAANIRKLRKPDPYKAKGVKYEGEVIRRKVGKAGK